The following coding sequences are from one Saprospiraceae bacterium window:
- a CDS encoding bifunctional 3-deoxy-7-phosphoheptulonate synthase/chorismate mutase type II produces the protein MMLAPVIESGNKAIKLILGPCSAESPRQLEDTIVSLGELQPDLIRAGVWKPRTRPGHFQGMGEPALEWMTLLKQKYGIKFCTEVANSAHVEACLKHGVDVLWIGARTTVNPFYVQEIADALKGTKIPVMVKNPINPDIFLWMGALERLEKVGIKRLAAIHRGFSFYGNSIFRNVPRWQIALELKRQLPELQMLVDVSHISGSSRHLLEIAQIALDLNYSGIMAEIHPHPSEALSDADQQVTADFFKQNVWDRLIQRGPDITARGDLDAIISLRAKIDNIDQSLMKLVAERMKIAEQIGIIKKESAISILQANRWEEILTSLLATGKELGLSDEFVSSLIEAIHIESIQHQSKKMNQSED, from the coding sequence ATGATGCTTGCACCGGTTATAGAAAGTGGAAACAAAGCTATCAAACTAATCCTTGGGCCATGTAGCGCAGAATCTCCTCGTCAGTTAGAAGATACCATAGTCAGTCTGGGGGAATTACAACCGGATTTGATCAGAGCTGGTGTGTGGAAACCTCGCACGAGACCAGGTCATTTTCAAGGCATGGGAGAACCAGCCCTCGAGTGGATGACATTACTCAAGCAAAAGTATGGGATCAAATTCTGTACGGAAGTTGCCAATTCAGCACATGTAGAAGCTTGTCTAAAACATGGGGTAGATGTGTTGTGGATAGGAGCAAGGACTACAGTTAATCCATTTTATGTGCAGGAAATTGCAGATGCCTTAAAAGGGACAAAAATCCCTGTGATGGTGAAGAATCCGATCAATCCAGACATTTTTTTATGGATGGGAGCACTGGAACGCTTGGAAAAAGTAGGAATCAAGCGCCTTGCTGCTATACACAGAGGTTTTTCATTTTACGGGAACTCCATATTCCGGAATGTGCCAAGGTGGCAAATAGCTCTTGAGCTAAAACGTCAGTTACCTGAGCTTCAGATGCTTGTGGATGTAAGTCATATCAGTGGTAGCAGCAGGCATTTACTTGAAATCGCCCAAATTGCTCTGGATCTGAACTATTCAGGAATAATGGCTGAGATCCATCCTCATCCAAGTGAGGCGCTCAGTGATGCAGACCAGCAGGTCACCGCTGATTTTTTTAAACAAAATGTCTGGGATCGCTTGATCCAGCGCGGACCGGATATTACTGCCAGAGGTGATTTGGACGCTATTATCTCGTTAAGGGCTAAAATTGATAATATCGATCAAAGTCTCATGAAGCTAGTGGCAGAACGCATGAAAATAGCCGAACAAATCGGTATCATCAAAAAAGAGTCTGCAATATCTATTTTACAAGCAAACCGTTGGGAGGAAATTTTAACTAGTTTATTGGCAACAGGGAAGGAATTAGGCCTTTCAGACGAATTCGTTTCAAGTCTGATTGAGGCAATACATATTGAATCTATTCAGCATCAAAGTAAGAAAATGAATCAGTCGGAAGACTGA
- a CDS encoding ABC transporter ATP-binding protein, translated as MIYCSDIVKKFQNTSVLKGVSLSIDKGQLVSIVGSSGAGKSTLLHILGTLDDADSGQVILNGVETRKLKKKQIAAFRNQNIGFIFQFHHLLPEFTALENACMPAYIAGKSISEATKMALPILESLGVSHRLDHKPAQLSGGEQQRVAVARALINRPKIIFADEPTGNLDKENADEVFKMLLSLRSEFDITMVIVTHDPQLASQTDKTYIMQNGLIIDVQSSD; from the coding sequence ATGATTTATTGTTCAGATATTGTCAAAAAATTTCAAAATACAAGCGTTCTCAAGGGGGTAAGTCTGTCCATTGACAAGGGTCAACTAGTCAGTATAGTGGGATCCTCAGGTGCGGGAAAAAGTACACTGCTCCATATTTTGGGAACACTGGACGATGCAGACAGTGGTCAGGTAATTTTGAATGGCGTCGAGACAAGAAAATTGAAAAAGAAACAAATTGCAGCTTTTCGCAATCAAAACATTGGGTTTATCTTTCAATTTCATCACTTACTGCCAGAATTCACAGCATTGGAAAATGCCTGTATGCCAGCTTATATTGCAGGAAAATCAATCTCTGAAGCCACAAAAATGGCATTACCCATACTAGAAAGCTTAGGGGTCAGCCATAGGTTAGACCACAAACCAGCACAACTGTCAGGTGGTGAACAACAAAGGGTTGCTGTTGCCAGAGCGCTTATCAATAGACCCAAAATTATATTTGCTGACGAACCCACCGGTAACTTAGACAAAGAAAATGCTGACGAGGTTTTTAAGATGTTGCTTAGCCTAAGATCAGAATTCGATATTACGATGGTGATTGTGACGCATGATCCTCAGCTGGCATCACAAACTGATAAAACCTATATTATGCAGAACGGATTAATTATTGACGTTCAGTCTTCCGACTGA
- a CDS encoding glycosyltransferase has translation MNILQLCKKYPFPLKDGEAIAVVEMSRALVDQGCQMDLLAMNTFRHKTNIGNVLPAELAHYHEVTSVDVDNQIRLKDAFLNLFSQESYHISRFVSEAFRLKLIDLLKNNHYDVIQLETLYLAPYLEDIKAHSDALIVMRAHNIEHEIWERIAGQIKFLPKRFYLDYLSKKLKNFELEKLNQYDFLVAITERDLLQFKSMGYKNGCIAAPVGFHFPEYKAERKDIKKPKSIAFIGSLDWMPNVEGLSWFLREAWPKVQQKFPELKFYIAGRNAPESMSHISSTSVKYVGDVEDAKKFINDHPIMVVPLLAGSGIRIKILEGMALGRVVITTSVGLEGIPAQHGKHVLLANTADEFVKAIEKCILNEDIASQISLAAENFVRQKFDRSTMASQIVEAYKQALHAYHS, from the coding sequence ATGAATATTTTACAACTCTGCAAAAAGTATCCTTTCCCGCTCAAAGATGGTGAAGCTATTGCTGTGGTAGAGATGAGTAGGGCTCTGGTCGATCAGGGTTGTCAAATGGATCTTCTGGCAATGAATACATTTCGCCACAAAACCAATATTGGCAATGTGTTGCCGGCAGAGCTTGCACATTATCATGAAGTGACAAGTGTAGATGTAGACAATCAAATCAGGCTGAAAGATGCATTTTTAAATTTATTTTCTCAAGAATCTTATCATATCTCCAGATTTGTCTCTGAGGCATTCAGATTAAAATTGATTGATTTACTCAAGAATAATCATTACGACGTTATCCAGTTGGAAACATTGTATTTAGCTCCGTACTTGGAAGATATCAAAGCACATTCTGATGCACTCATAGTGATGCGAGCACATAATATAGAGCATGAAATTTGGGAAAGAATTGCGGGCCAGATCAAATTTTTGCCTAAGCGCTTTTATTTGGATTATCTCAGTAAAAAACTGAAAAATTTCGAACTGGAAAAGTTAAATCAATATGATTTTTTAGTGGCGATAACGGAAAGAGATCTTCTCCAATTCAAAAGTATGGGTTATAAAAATGGATGCATAGCTGCACCGGTGGGATTCCACTTTCCGGAATACAAAGCTGAACGCAAGGACATCAAAAAGCCTAAAAGCATTGCATTCATTGGATCCTTAGATTGGATGCCGAATGTGGAAGGCTTGTCTTGGTTTTTGAGAGAAGCCTGGCCAAAAGTTCAACAGAAATTTCCTGAATTAAAATTTTATATCGCGGGTAGGAATGCACCTGAATCCATGTCACATATTTCAAGTACATCGGTGAAGTATGTGGGTGATGTAGAGGATGCTAAGAAATTTATCAATGACCATCCGATCATGGTTGTGCCATTGCTGGCCGGTAGCGGTATCCGGATTAAAATTTTGGAAGGTATGGCATTAGGACGCGTCGTGATCACTACAAGTGTTGGCTTAGAAGGTATTCCAGCCCAGCATGGCAAACATGTGCTTCTGGCCAATACCGCAGATGAATTTGTAAAGGCAATTGAAAAATGTATTTTGAATGAAGACATTGCCTCTCAAATCAGCCTAGCTGCAGAAAATTTTGTAAGACAAAAATTTGACAGGTCAACTATGGCATCTCAAATTGTGGAGGCTTACAAGCAAGCACTTCACGCTTATCATTCATAG
- a CDS encoding glycosyltransferase has product MSVYNEEKVIEKKIKSIINSHYPAEKLSIYIGSDASSDGTNAIMRQWASQYPRFKFFEYSERRGKSSVLNDLLDEILKDYKPDPDIIYVFTDASVFLGEETIQTLIQNFNSKEIALADARIVPVSQLQGGISHSEKFYLGREADIKFMEGEIWGCMMGVFGGCFAVRSNFACKVPPQLVVDDFYITMRVLEQGGKAIYDNKAVCFEGIPDEMKEEFKRKKRISSGNFQNLIAFLHFLWSGPLSRWYCYVSHKVLRWMGPFFIIGMLASSFVLCMMGLWFFRWPFISLLILFLFFPLLDYFLFSLKIRIPMLRHIRYFVMMNIALFSGFINFSRGIRKSSWEPPKRMNDL; this is encoded by the coding sequence ATGAGTGTTTACAATGAAGAAAAAGTCATTGAAAAAAAGATAAAATCAATAATTAACAGCCATTACCCCGCAGAAAAATTGAGTATATACATTGGGTCAGACGCTTCTTCAGATGGTACAAATGCGATAATGAGACAATGGGCATCTCAATATCCTCGTTTTAAATTCTTCGAATATTCAGAACGAAGGGGAAAATCAAGTGTACTCAATGATTTGTTGGATGAAATTCTCAAAGACTATAAGCCCGATCCTGATATAATTTATGTGTTTACCGATGCCAGTGTGTTTTTAGGTGAGGAAACGATACAAACTCTCATTCAGAATTTTAATTCTAAGGAGATTGCGTTAGCCGATGCGCGCATTGTTCCTGTAAGTCAATTACAAGGTGGAATTTCGCATTCCGAAAAATTTTATTTGGGACGGGAAGCAGATATTAAATTTATGGAGGGCGAAATATGGGGATGTATGATGGGAGTATTTGGTGGGTGTTTTGCTGTGCGTTCCAATTTTGCATGTAAAGTTCCTCCACAATTAGTAGTGGATGATTTTTATATTACCATGAGGGTTTTGGAACAAGGTGGCAAAGCGATTTATGACAATAAAGCGGTGTGTTTCGAGGGGATACCTGATGAAATGAAAGAAGAGTTTAAACGAAAGAAAAGAATCAGCTCTGGCAATTTTCAAAATTTAATAGCGTTTTTACATTTCTTATGGAGTGGTCCTTTAAGTAGGTGGTATTGTTATGTTTCGCATAAAGTATTGAGGTGGATGGGTCCTTTTTTCATAATCGGTATGTTGGCAAGTTCCTTTGTGCTGTGCATGATGGGATTATGGTTTTTTCGTTGGCCCTTTATCAGTTTATTGATTCTTTTTTTGTTTTTTCCCCTTCTAGATTATTTCCTTTTTAGTTTAAAAATACGAATCCCAATGTTGAGGCATATTCGCTATTTTGTAATGATGAACATTGCATTATTTTCAGGGTTTATTAACTTCAGTCGGGGGATTCGCAAAAGTTCTTGGGAACCTCCAAAACGAATGAACGATTTATAA
- the ribB gene encoding 3,4-dihydroxy-2-butanone-4-phosphate synthase — MISNIESAISDIRNGKLIIVVDDEDRENEGDLICAAETITPDVVNFMATHGRGLICTPIEDRRAEDLQLPLMVSNNTALHETAFTVSVDLMGHGCSTGISTYDRALTIQALALPEFNAGDFARPGHIFPLRAKPGGVLRRTGHTEATVDLSRLAGLRPAGALVEILNDDGSMARMQDLVEKAVAWNLKMITIRDLVEYRLKKEKLVTIDQEWHTDSEFGPLHFIVFKQLDNGIYHVAIRCGKKSNPSEDLIRVQYCDAMSELIDYLGRSRQSSLFKLLHKLQGEGGGLLLIIQNPEKNVHPLTKIADKHLDQATASHADLRDIGIGAQILRELGVQKMHLITNHPKKLVGLEGYGLQILSHREMN, encoded by the coding sequence ATGATCAGCAATATTGAATCCGCAATTTCAGATATCCGCAATGGTAAGTTAATTATTGTGGTAGATGACGAAGACCGAGAAAATGAGGGTGATCTCATTTGTGCTGCAGAAACAATTACCCCGGATGTAGTGAATTTTATGGCTACTCACGGGCGAGGATTGATATGCACTCCGATAGAAGACAGGAGAGCAGAAGATCTTCAATTACCTTTAATGGTGAGTAACAATACTGCATTACACGAAACGGCATTTACCGTTTCTGTTGACCTCATGGGGCATGGTTGCAGCACAGGAATTTCAACATATGATCGAGCCTTGACGATTCAAGCTTTGGCCTTACCTGAATTTAATGCGGGAGATTTTGCCAGGCCAGGCCATATATTTCCTCTGAGGGCAAAACCTGGAGGCGTATTGCGGCGGACAGGACATACCGAAGCTACAGTCGACCTGTCCAGATTGGCTGGTTTACGCCCTGCGGGTGCTTTGGTAGAGATATTGAACGACGATGGCAGTATGGCAAGGATGCAAGATCTGGTTGAAAAAGCTGTAGCCTGGAATCTTAAAATGATAACGATTCGGGATTTAGTGGAATATAGATTAAAAAAGGAGAAGCTGGTTACCATCGATCAAGAATGGCATACCGACTCAGAATTCGGACCTCTGCATTTTATCGTTTTTAAACAACTGGATAATGGTATCTATCATGTTGCTATCCGGTGCGGCAAAAAGTCAAATCCTTCTGAAGATTTGATCCGTGTACAGTATTGTGATGCCATGAGTGAATTGATAGATTATCTGGGAAGATCCAGGCAATCCTCATTGTTCAAACTGCTACATAAATTGCAAGGAGAAGGAGGCGGTCTTCTTCTCATTATTCAGAATCCTGAGAAGAATGTACATCCATTGACAAAAATCGCAGATAAACATTTAGACCAGGCCACAGCTTCACATGCGGATCTGAGAGATATTGGGATAGGTGCACAAATTCTTCGGGAACTTGGTGTGCAAAAAATGCATCTCATCACCAATCATCCCAAAAAATTAGTCGGTTTGGAAGGTTATGGCTTGCAGATATTATCCCATAGAGAGATGAATTAA
- a CDS encoding aminodeoxychorismate/anthranilate synthase component II, translated as MKRARIRVCVIDNEDSFTYNLVQLLEAQNASVMIVSGKYTDTNLEGMPDKIIFSPGPGKPQDFPLMEKILITCIPTHDILGICLGHQAIAQHFGLKLERKLEVAHGIQEKIEISPKLNPKSILFGISEPIEVGLYHSWYVDRKMSNNILEISCQTSSGMIMGLIHPTRKIEGLQFHPESFLTPLGHTMISRWLSE; from the coding sequence ATGAAAAGAGCAAGAATTCGGGTCTGTGTCATCGATAATGAAGATTCATTCACCTATAACTTGGTGCAATTACTTGAAGCCCAGAATGCAAGTGTAATGATCGTTTCAGGAAAATATACTGACACTAATCTAGAAGGTATGCCTGATAAAATAATCTTCTCCCCTGGACCAGGTAAGCCACAAGATTTCCCATTAATGGAAAAAATTTTGATTACATGTATTCCAACTCACGATATTCTGGGCATCTGTCTGGGTCATCAAGCCATAGCACAACACTTTGGCTTGAAATTGGAAAGAAAATTGGAGGTAGCTCATGGCATCCAGGAAAAGATTGAAATCTCCCCTAAGCTTAACCCAAAGAGCATTTTGTTCGGCATAAGCGAACCGATTGAAGTTGGGCTATATCATAGCTGGTATGTTGATCGAAAAATGAGCAACAACATTTTAGAGATCAGCTGTCAAACAAGCAGCGGGATGATCATGGGTTTGATCCACCCAACGCGAAAAATAGAAGGCCTGCAATTTCATCCTGAATCATTTCTCACACCGCTGGGACATACTATGATCAGCAGATGGCTATCTGAGTGA
- a CDS encoding aminodeoxychorismate synthase component I: MSELYRPYADVINNINRCYVSKTPFLFAINYSKTLGIFTTTSPFGLNAKIKAEINHDHNVKAFTLHSNLDEKLVFQKEFLSFQTYQSKFERVVDHLKLGNSYLLNLTLKTPIAINLSLEQIFHLSSSRYKLLVPGQFVLFSPERFVRIENGMISTNPMKGTTDADIDRDGSGLLMSKKENAEHNTVVDLLRNDLSIVAEGVRLRRLKYIEKIKTRFGSLWQMSSEIEGHLRKEFLQQPGFIFDKLLPAGSICGAPKKMTCQIIDDVEGYDRGFYTGVFGYFDGNSIDSAVMIRFIGIDPDGSQYYCAGGGITAQSILEDEYTEYKNKIYVPIF; this comes from the coding sequence ATGTCAGAATTATACAGACCATATGCAGATGTCATAAACAATATAAACCGGTGTTACGTAAGTAAAACACCGTTTTTATTTGCGATAAACTATAGTAAGACATTGGGTATATTTACAACGACCTCGCCATTTGGATTGAATGCAAAGATCAAAGCTGAGATCAATCATGATCACAATGTAAAGGCATTTACTCTGCATTCTAATCTTGATGAGAAATTAGTGTTTCAAAAAGAGTTTCTTAGTTTTCAAACTTATCAATCTAAATTTGAAAGGGTGGTGGATCACCTGAAATTGGGTAATAGTTATTTGCTTAATTTAACCTTGAAAACTCCTATTGCAATTAATCTTTCTTTGGAACAAATATTTCATTTGAGCAGCTCCAGGTATAAACTTTTAGTGCCAGGTCAGTTTGTGTTATTTTCTCCGGAGAGATTTGTTAGAATAGAGAATGGTATGATCTCTACAAATCCTATGAAAGGTACTACAGACGCCGATATTGACAGAGATGGAAGTGGACTTTTAATGAGTAAAAAAGAGAATGCAGAACACAATACAGTTGTCGATTTATTAAGGAATGATCTCAGTATTGTTGCTGAAGGCGTCCGTTTGCGGCGGCTAAAATACATTGAAAAAATAAAAACCAGATTTGGATCTTTGTGGCAAATGAGCTCAGAAATTGAAGGGCACTTACGAAAAGAATTTTTGCAACAGCCCGGATTTATTTTCGATAAACTGTTGCCTGCAGGATCAATATGTGGCGCTCCTAAAAAAATGACATGTCAAATCATTGATGATGTCGAGGGATATGATCGGGGTTTCTATACCGGTGTTTTTGGATATTTTGATGGGAATTCAATCGATAGTGCTGTGATGATTCGATTTATAGGTATTGATCCTGATGGTTCCCAATACTATTGTGCAGGAGGAGGGATAACTGCTCAATCCATTTTGGAAGACGAGTATACGGAGTATAAAAATAAAATTTATGTTCCTATATTTTGA
- a CDS encoding aminotransferase class IV: protein MFLYFETIALIDGKLRNIDLHIDRMKRSILFHHGIEMTWNVNLKLSCIKINSKSKIRVKVMYGPESYHIDIESYKPVILNQVIVKNSNLDYKCKYVDRSKLNELNYNLPRDCEVLVVRNGYITDCLKYNIILKKSTEWYTPETFLLDGTMRTFLLQSGLIKTACIRIEDIHLYESFKLINAMNDFDESPEYPIKMIQIAKS from the coding sequence ATGTTCCTATATTTTGAAACAATAGCTCTTATCGATGGAAAATTGAGGAATATCGATTTACACATAGATCGAATGAAGCGCTCAATTTTATTTCACCATGGTATTGAAATGACCTGGAATGTGAACTTAAAATTATCTTGTATCAAAATCAATAGCAAATCAAAGATTCGCGTTAAAGTAATGTATGGTCCTGAATCGTATCACATTGACATAGAGTCTTATAAACCTGTGATACTAAATCAAGTAATTGTTAAGAATTCAAATTTGGATTACAAATGTAAATATGTGGACAGAAGTAAGTTAAATGAGTTAAATTATAACTTACCACGTGATTGTGAAGTTCTGGTAGTCAGGAATGGCTATATTACTGACTGTCTGAAGTATAATATTATCCTTAAAAAATCGACAGAATGGTATACGCCGGAAACTTTTTTATTAGATGGAACCATGCGAACATTTTTATTACAAAGTGGACTAATTAAAACTGCATGCATCCGTATTGAGGATATTCATCTGTACGAATCCTTCAAATTGATCAATGCAATGAATGATTTCGATGAATCGCCCGAGTATCCAATTAAGATGATCCAAATCGCGAAGAGTTAG
- a CDS encoding YggS family pyridoxal phosphate-dependent enzyme, whose translation MKKYQEVLTEAKKYSAQLIVVSKSQDIDKIKSLYDLGCRDFAENRVQDLLERKAALPGDIRWHLIGHLQTNKVKSIVTFIHSIQSVDSVDLLKVIDGQASKVDRSIDVLLEVKIALEQTKFGFSKEELFAFLESADYKKFHNSRICGLMGMATFTEDAKIIRSEFKSLKSIFEEVKRFHIFPDEQFVELSIGMSSDYKIALEEGSSMLRVGTLVFSDL comes from the coding sequence ATGAAAAAGTACCAAGAAGTATTAACTGAAGCCAAGAAGTATAGTGCTCAATTAATTGTTGTTTCGAAATCGCAAGATATTGACAAGATCAAAAGTTTATACGATTTAGGATGCAGGGATTTCGCAGAGAATCGTGTGCAAGATTTGCTTGAACGAAAAGCAGCTTTGCCTGGAGATATCCGTTGGCATTTGATTGGTCACCTTCAAACTAACAAGGTCAAATCAATCGTCACATTCATCCATTCAATACAATCGGTAGATTCTGTAGACTTACTTAAAGTCATCGATGGACAAGCATCAAAGGTTGACAGATCTATAGATGTATTATTGGAAGTTAAAATTGCATTAGAACAAACGAAATTTGGATTTAGTAAAGAAGAATTATTTGCATTCTTAGAATCAGCTGACTACAAGAAATTTCACAATAGTCGGATTTGTGGTCTGATGGGTATGGCTACATTTACTGAAGATGCAAAGATCATCAGGAGTGAATTCAAATCATTAAAAAGTATTTTTGAAGAAGTGAAGCGATTTCACATCTTTCCGGATGAGCAATTTGTAGAGTTATCTATAGGTATGTCTTCCGATTACAAAATTGCATTAGAGGAGGGCAGTAGTATGCTCAGAGTCGGGACATTAGTTTTTTCGGATTTGTGA